From Tripterygium wilfordii isolate XIE 37 chromosome 13, ASM1340144v1, whole genome shotgun sequence, the proteins below share one genomic window:
- the LOC120012730 gene encoding calcium-binding protein 39-like isoform X2 — MSFSFFKPSRPKTPQEVTKAIKDSLVALDTKTVVEVKALEKALEEVDKNFATMRCMLCGDGEVEPNVEQVSQLAIEFCKEDVLALLVHKLPILGWEARKDLVHCWSILLKQIVGSTHCCVQYIENHIELLDFLVVCYDNKEIALNCGNMLRECIKFPILAKYILESASFELFFKFVELPNFDVASDAFSTFKDLLTKHSDVVSGFLVAHYEEFFDLYENLMTSSNYVTKRQSLKLLSEFLLESPNSQDSRKNIQIASFHIFKVFVANPNKPREIKVILAKNHDKLLELLQNLSLGKGSDDEQFEEEKEVIMKEIERLSRLPELVS; from the exons ATGTCGTTCTCATTCTTTAAGCCGTCGAGGCCAAAGACACCGCAGGAGGTGACGAAGGCTATCAAGGACAGCCTCGTGGCTCTCGATACCAAAACCGTTGTCGAAGTTAAAGCTCTCGAGAAG GCATTGGAAGAAGTCGATAAGAATTTTGCAACGATGAGATGTATGCTATGCGGAGATGGGGAAGTTGAACCTAACGTGGAACAAGTTTCACAGTTGGCGATTGAATTTTGTAAAGAGGATGTTCTTGCTCTTTTGGTTCACAAGTTACCTATATTGGGATGGGAA GCTAGGAAAGATTTAGTACACTGTTGGTCCATATTGTTGAAGCAAATTGTTGGCTCTACGCATTGTTGTGTACAATATATTGAGAACCACATTGAGTTACTAGACTTTCTTGTTGTCTG CTATGATAACAAGGAAATTGCCTTGAATTGTGGAAATATGTTGCGGGAGTGCATCAAATTTCCTATACTTGCAAA gtACATACTAGAGTCTGCAAGTTTTGAATTGTTCTTCAAATTCGTGGAATTACCAAACTTTGACGTTGCTTCTGATGCTTTCTCTACCTTTAAG GATCTGCTTACCAAACATAGTGATGTGGTATCTGGATTTTTGGTTGCTCATTATGAAGAG TTCTTTGATCTTTATGAAAATCTCATGACATCTTCAAATTATGTGACGAAGAGGCAATCTTTAAAG CTTCTCTCGGAATTCCTTTTGGAGTCTCCAAATTCCCAA GATTCGAGGAAAAATATTCAAATAGCATCTTTCCACATTTTCAAG GTTTTTGTTGCTAATCCTAATAAGCCTCGTGAAATAAAGGTTATTCTGGCAAAAAATCATGATAAATTGCTGGAATTGCTTCAGAATTTGTCTCTTGGGAAAG GTTCTGACGACGAGCAATTTGAAGAGGAAAAGGAAGTCATCATGAAGGAGATTGAAAGATTATCTCGCTTGCCAGAACTTGTGTCTTAG
- the LOC120013101 gene encoding protein RDM1-like has translation MERTMPWNEKVDVISSDESSSPDEGVEVNGGFVGQLATDMTIDEAPKATANEDLLRDTVSLIRRATMYQEYMKQLPIPVQRGSVIPFSSWVELGKSIKQLYGQPLHYLTNILLKQWDQLRSGAEDEHKPLDIVIHPCKAEATIWLVEEIHRHTSSHDRIAKMWLSDPRSHAFIDSIFPE, from the exons ATGGAGAGAACAATGCCATGGAATGAGAAAGTTGATGTGATATCATCAGACGAATCTTCTTCCCCAGATGAGGGTGTAGAGGTTAATGGTGGGTTTGTAGGACAGTTGGCCACTGACatgacaattgatgaagctccTAAAGCTACTGCAAATGAAG ATTTGCTTAGAGACACAGTTTCGCTGATAAGGAGGGCGACGATGTATCAGGAATACATGAAACAGCTGCCAATTCCAGTGCAACGTGGCTCTGTCATCCCCTTTTCTTCATGGGTGGAATTGGGCAAATCGATTAAGCAGTTATATGGGCAACCGTTGCATTATCTCACCAATATTCTCCTAAAGCAGTGGGATCAATTGAGGAGCGGTGCTGAGGATGAACACAAGCCCTTAGATATTGTTATTCATCCTTGCAAAGCTGAAGCCACCATCTGGCTAGTTGAAGAAATCCACCGGCACACCTCGTCTCATGATCGTATAGCTAAAATGTGGCTGTCAGACCCTAGGAGCCATGCTTTTATTGATTCCATTTTCCCAGAATAA
- the LOC120012729 gene encoding uncharacterized protein LOC120012729 isoform X2 produces MEIQHISHKHKLVFTSDDGGEGHGSVSCYGCRRPIVGGRYRCCTESCNFFLDKTCAELPGQILVVFHRLHYLTLRSDERINRLHIKCSFCQEFIEHPFYYDCHSNCRFIIHIKCTLLLKSHEHNFIVLMRPEDFTCDACGIACDPYFMGSLRLLCTVCQIVIHEQCKSLQRMISILQHHHALTHTYIIQENGYFQRAECTICRKQVNTRCATLPQKVFFYDKPLPQIVWPKDYDQPSILTYKSIDKGYDEYYCDICETERDPHHWFYYCENYDCCGHPKCTLGKYPYIKRGSQFQLWSLLFFLRSLEGYSFCDDCSRFCSINQLPLTVESDFHTHTLTLAYKPSCDRDSNRNFCDLCKKFHAEHLLYYCGKCKFQVHPQCVFHREVIYSQAKNLIFYERSMGYLRCLVCGEDCKGLSLKCQMSECNFSIHFDCRRGLRDIIPKDLQRLPQALG; encoded by the exons ATGGAGATCCAACATATCTCTCACAAGCATAAGCTGGTGTTCACTTCAGATGATGGTGGTGAGGGGCATGGCAGCGTTTCTTGCTATGGCTGTAGGAGACCAATTGTTGGTGGTAGATACAGGTGCTGCACCGAGTCCTGCAATTTCTTCCTTGATAAGACTTGTGCGGAGTTACCAGGTCAGATTCTGGTTGTTTTTCACCGTCTACACTATCTTACTCTCCGATCTGATGAGAGGATCAATCGTTTGCATATTAAGTGTAGCTTCTGCCAAGAATTTATCGAACACCCTTTTTATTACGACTGCCATAGTAACTGTCGCTTCATCATTCACATCAAATGTACTTTGTTGCTAAAAAGTCATGAGCACAATTTCATTGTCCTGATGAGGCCAGAAGATTTCACATGTGATGCTTGTGGCATCGCCTGCGATCCTTATTTCATGGGGAGCCTTCGCCTTCTATGCACGGTGTGCCAAATTGTGATCCATGAGCAATGCAAATCTTTACAGCGAATGATCTCTATACTGCAGCATCATCACGCTCTCACGCACACTTACATCATTCAGGAAAACGGATATTTTCAGCGAGCTGAATGCACAATTTGCCGTAAACAGGTGAACACAAG ATGTGCCACACTTCCCCAGAAGGTTTTTTTCTATGATAAGCCACTTCCCCAAATAGTTTGGCCTAAGGATTATGATCAGCCTTCCATCCTAACATATAAATCCATCGATAAAGGTTACGATGAGTATTATTGCGATATTTGTGAAACGGAGAGAGACCCACATCACTGGTTTTACTACTGTGAGAACTATGATTGTTGCGGTCATCCCAAATGCACTCTTGGTAAGTATCCATACATCAAACGAGGATCCCAATTCCAGTTGTggtctctccttttctttctaaGGTCGTTGGAGGGCTACAGTTTCTGCGACGATTGTAGTAGATTTTGCTCAATCAATCAGCTACCACTTACAGTTGAGTCCGATTTCCATACTCATACTCTAACCCTGGCTTATAAACCTTCTTGTGATCGAGATTCGAATCGCAATTTCTGCGATCTTTGTAAGAAATTTCATGCAGAGCACTTGCTTTACTACTGTGGGAAATGTAAATTTCAAGTTCATCCCCAATGTGTGTTCCATCGAGAAGTGATCTACAGTCAAGCTAAGAATCTAATTTTCTACGAGCGGAGCATGGGGTACCTTCGATGCCTTGTATGTGGTGAAGACTGCAAAGGGTTATCACTGAAATGCCAAATGTCTGAGTGCAATTTTAGCATTCATTTTGACTGCAGACGCGGGCTTAGAGATATTATACCAAAAGATTTGCAACGACTTCCCCAGGCTCTTGGATGA
- the LOC120013100 gene encoding BI1-like protein, which translates to MSGYERVAKELDLEAGNEETLFPGLSLGENQLRWGFIRKVYGILAAQIILTTAVSAATVLYAPLTNLLQGSSGLFLFLLFLPFILIWPLHMYHQKHPLNLIILGLFTVSLSFTVGMTCANTDGRIVLEALILTGAVVSSLTGYTFWAAKKGKDFSFLGPILFTSLIILILTGFIQMFFPLGPTSVALYGGISALIFCGYIVYDTEKLIKRFTYDEYILASATLYLDILNLFISILRVLRQANN; encoded by the exons atgtctGGATACGAGCGAGTTGCGAAGGAGCTCGACCTAGAGGCTGGAAATGAAGAGACCTTGTTCCCGGGGCTGAGTTTGGGTGAGAACCAGCTGCGATGGGGTTTCATACGCAAGGTCTACGGTATCCTCGCCGCTCAGATCATCCTCACAACCGCCGTCTCTGCTGCCACCGTCCTCTACGCCCCGCTCACCAACCTCCTCCAGGGATCCTCTGGCCTCTTTCTCTTCCTCCTTTTCCTCCCCTTCATCC TTATATGGCCCCTACATATGTACCACCAAAAGCACCCTCTGAACTTGATCATCCTTGGTCTTTTCACCGTGTCACTGAGCTTCACTGTTGGAATGACCTGTGCTAACACGGATG gaaggATTGTGCTTGAAGCATTGATTCTAACTGGAGCTGTGGTTTCCTCCCTTACCGGGTACACATTTTGGGCTGCTAAGAAGGGGAAAGACTTCAGCTTCCTTGGACCAATATTATTCACCAGTCTTATTATCCTCATCTTAACTGGTTTTATCCAG ATGTTTTTCCCTCTTGGCCCAACCTCTGTTGCTCTTTATGGTGGGATTAGtgctttgattttctgtggGTATATAGTCTATGACACCGAAAAACTGATCAAGCGCTTCACATATGATGAGTATATTTTGGCCTCTGCCACTCTCTATTTGGACATTTTGAACTTGTTCATTTCCATCTTGCGGGTACTGAGGCAGGCAAACAATTAG
- the LOC120012729 gene encoding uncharacterized protein LOC120012729 isoform X1 has product MEIQHISHKHKLVFTSDDGGEGHGSVSCYGCRRPIVGGRYRCCTESCNFFLDKTCAELPGQILVVFHRLHYLTLRSDERINRLHIKCSFCQEFIEHPFYYDCHSNCRFIIHIKCTLLLKSHEHNFIVLMRPEDFTCDACGIACDPYFMGSLRLLCTVCQIVIHEQCKSLQRMISILQHHHALTHTYIIQENGYFQRAECTICRKQVNTRYGSYYCRDCCFVVHVNCAFRNRIEKSVVQEAEGFSAILDKEEERDHDELNDDKLLRLREIEHFSHRHKLTLFNDIEQEDKYCEGCITPIFSSTPYYRCVDCDFILHKICTQLPKQIKHPTHKHILTLVANANIFCPGIFYCSTCHNLCQGFAYVCKTCPWGTFQFCARCASVPHKLKHPGHEHELSLVLHTKEHCVACDDGSKPSFLFQCDECSFALDYRCATLPQKVFFYDKPLPQIVWPKDYDQPSILTYKSIDKGYDEYYCDICETERDPHHWFYYCENYDCCGHPKCTLGKYPYIKRGSQFQLWSLLFFLRSLEGYSFCDDCSRFCSINQLPLTVESDFHTHTLTLAYKPSCDRDSNRNFCDLCKKFHAEHLLYYCGKCKFQVHPQCVFHREVIYSQAKNLIFYERSMGYLRCLVCGEDCKGLSLKCQMSECNFSIHFDCRRGLRDIIPKDLQRLPQALG; this is encoded by the coding sequence ATGGAGATCCAACATATCTCTCACAAGCATAAGCTGGTGTTCACTTCAGATGATGGTGGTGAGGGGCATGGCAGCGTTTCTTGCTATGGCTGTAGGAGACCAATTGTTGGTGGTAGATACAGGTGCTGCACCGAGTCCTGCAATTTCTTCCTTGATAAGACTTGTGCGGAGTTACCAGGTCAGATTCTGGTTGTTTTTCACCGTCTACACTATCTTACTCTCCGATCTGATGAGAGGATCAATCGTTTGCATATTAAGTGTAGCTTCTGCCAAGAATTTATCGAACACCCTTTTTATTACGACTGCCATAGTAACTGTCGCTTCATCATTCACATCAAATGTACTTTGTTGCTAAAAAGTCATGAGCACAATTTCATTGTCCTGATGAGGCCAGAAGATTTCACATGTGATGCTTGTGGCATCGCCTGCGATCCTTATTTCATGGGGAGCCTTCGCCTTCTATGCACGGTGTGCCAAATTGTGATCCATGAGCAATGCAAATCTTTACAGCGAATGATCTCTATACTGCAGCATCATCACGCTCTCACGCACACTTACATCATTCAGGAAAACGGATATTTTCAGCGAGCTGAATGCACAATTTGCCGTAAACAGGTGAACACAAGGTATGGTAGTTACTATTGTCGCGATTGTTGCTTTGTGGTTCATGTTAATTGTGCATTTAGAAATAGGATAGAAAAGTCAGTTGTGCAAGAAGCTGAAGGCTTCTCTGCAATATTGGACAAGGAAGAGGAGCGTGATCATGATGAGCTCAACGATGACAAATTGCTCAGGTTAAGGGAGATAGAGCATTTTAGTCATCGGCATAAATTAACCTTGTTCAATGACATTGAACAAGAGGATAAGTATTGTGAGGGGTGCATCACACCTATCTTCAGTAGTACTCCCTACTACAGGTGTGTGGACTGTGATTTTATTCTCCATAAAATCTGCACCCAATTAcccaaacaaatcaaacacccCACTCATAAGCACATCCTGACTCTTGTTGCAAATGCAAATATTTTCTGTCctggtattttctattgttctACTTGTCATAATCTCTGCCAGGGCTTCGCCTATGTCTGTAAAACCTGCCCATGGGGTACTTTCCAATTCTGCGCTAGATGCGCTTCCGTTCCACACAAACTAAAACATCCTGGTCACGAGCACGAGCTCTCTCTTGTTCTTCATACAAAAGAACATTGTGTTGCCTGTGATGATGGTAGTAAACCTTCATTCTTGTTCCAATGTGATGAGTGTTCCTTTGCCCTTGACTACAGATGTGCCACACTTCCCCAGAAGGTTTTTTTCTATGATAAGCCACTTCCCCAAATAGTTTGGCCTAAGGATTATGATCAGCCTTCCATCCTAACATATAAATCCATCGATAAAGGTTACGATGAGTATTATTGCGATATTTGTGAAACGGAGAGAGACCCACATCACTGGTTTTACTACTGTGAGAACTATGATTGTTGCGGTCATCCCAAATGCACTCTTGGTAAGTATCCATACATCAAACGAGGATCCCAATTCCAGTTGTggtctctccttttctttctaaGGTCGTTGGAGGGCTACAGTTTCTGCGACGATTGTAGTAGATTTTGCTCAATCAATCAGCTACCACTTACAGTTGAGTCCGATTTCCATACTCATACTCTAACCCTGGCTTATAAACCTTCTTGTGATCGAGATTCGAATCGCAATTTCTGCGATCTTTGTAAGAAATTTCATGCAGAGCACTTGCTTTACTACTGTGGGAAATGTAAATTTCAAGTTCATCCCCAATGTGTGTTCCATCGAGAAGTGATCTACAGTCAAGCTAAGAATCTAATTTTCTACGAGCGGAGCATGGGGTACCTTCGATGCCTTGTATGTGGTGAAGACTGCAAAGGGTTATCACTGAAATGCCAAATGTCTGAGTGCAATTTTAGCATTCATTTTGACTGCAGACGCGGGCTTAGAGATATTATACCAAAAGATTTGCAACGACTTCCCCAGGCTCTTGGATGA
- the LOC120012730 gene encoding calcium-binding protein 39-like isoform X1, with protein MSFSFFKPSRPKTPQEVTKAIKDSLVALDTKTVVEVKALEKALEEVDKNFATMRCMLCGDGEVEPNVEQVSQLAIEFCKEDVLALLVHKLPILGWEARKDLVHCWSILLKQIVGSTHCCVQYIENHIELLDFLVVCYDNKEIALNCGNMLRECIKFPILAKYILESASFELFFKFVELPNFDVASDAFSTFKDLLTKHSDVVSGFLVAHYEEFFDLYENLMTSSNYVTKRQSLKLLSEFLLESPNSQVMKRYILEVRYLKVMMTLLKDSRKNIQIASFHIFKVFVANPNKPREIKVILAKNHDKLLELLQNLSLGKGSDDEQFEEEKEVIMKEIERLSRLPELVS; from the exons ATGTCGTTCTCATTCTTTAAGCCGTCGAGGCCAAAGACACCGCAGGAGGTGACGAAGGCTATCAAGGACAGCCTCGTGGCTCTCGATACCAAAACCGTTGTCGAAGTTAAAGCTCTCGAGAAG GCATTGGAAGAAGTCGATAAGAATTTTGCAACGATGAGATGTATGCTATGCGGAGATGGGGAAGTTGAACCTAACGTGGAACAAGTTTCACAGTTGGCGATTGAATTTTGTAAAGAGGATGTTCTTGCTCTTTTGGTTCACAAGTTACCTATATTGGGATGGGAA GCTAGGAAAGATTTAGTACACTGTTGGTCCATATTGTTGAAGCAAATTGTTGGCTCTACGCATTGTTGTGTACAATATATTGAGAACCACATTGAGTTACTAGACTTTCTTGTTGTCTG CTATGATAACAAGGAAATTGCCTTGAATTGTGGAAATATGTTGCGGGAGTGCATCAAATTTCCTATACTTGCAAA gtACATACTAGAGTCTGCAAGTTTTGAATTGTTCTTCAAATTCGTGGAATTACCAAACTTTGACGTTGCTTCTGATGCTTTCTCTACCTTTAAG GATCTGCTTACCAAACATAGTGATGTGGTATCTGGATTTTTGGTTGCTCATTATGAAGAG TTCTTTGATCTTTATGAAAATCTCATGACATCTTCAAATTATGTGACGAAGAGGCAATCTTTAAAG CTTCTCTCGGAATTCCTTTTGGAGTCTCCAAATTCCCAAGTAATGAAGCGCTATATTTTAGAAGTTCGGTACTTGAAAGTGATGATGACATTACTGAAG GATTCGAGGAAAAATATTCAAATAGCATCTTTCCACATTTTCAAG GTTTTTGTTGCTAATCCTAATAAGCCTCGTGAAATAAAGGTTATTCTGGCAAAAAATCATGATAAATTGCTGGAATTGCTTCAGAATTTGTCTCTTGGGAAAG GTTCTGACGACGAGCAATTTGAAGAGGAAAAGGAAGTCATCATGAAGGAGATTGAAAGATTATCTCGCTTGCCAGAACTTGTGTCTTAG
- the LOC120013326 gene encoding pentatricopeptide repeat-containing protein At3g22670, mitochondrial-like: MAVLIRSSQLLVLSRPDTNLNPRPRTQFLSLVQFWDCRLRKMQAKHLIHELLRRSMRHRAHHTNPYLHFACNALCTVTELPKSDFPESPDLPSWLKSPEPPVTDSSCDDFVIPSLASWVESHNLQDRSKFVRPSPVEQPIKSDADKISGILKNRYPSPESFVEALDGCGVDVSDSLVAQILKRFSNDWAPAFGVFTWAKTQTGYVHSSELYNAMVDILGKCKKFNLMWELVKEMDGFKGYVTLVTMTQVMRRLARAGRYEEAIEAFKGLEQFGVEKDINALNVLLDALVKENSVEHAYEVFLEFKDLTPLNLRTFNILIHGWCKARKFDDAQKMMNEMERHGFRPNAVTYTSFVESYSREKDFRKVDAIMDEMGEKGCKPSVVTYTIVMHALGKAGQINEALNVYEQMKKDCVPDAPFYSSLIFILNKAGRLKDANEVFEDMEKQGVSRDLLTYNSMISSACAHSQEENALKLLRKMEKDSCKPDHKTYAPLLKMCCRKKWMKVLDFLLSHMFKNDVSIDLGTFTLLIHELCKSGKLDRACLFFEEAILKGMIPMDSTCRMLVEKLEHKNMTVDKERIELSMLRAVE, translated from the coding sequence ATGGCCGTGTTGATCCGATCCAGTCAATTGTTGGTACTTAGTAGACCCGACACTAATTTAAACCCACGACCCCGCACCCAATTCCTCTCGCTTGTCCAATTTTGGGATTGTCGTCTCCGGAAAATGCAAGCGAAACACCTCATTCACGAGCTTCTCCGGCGCTCAATGAGACACAGAGCTCATCATACCAATCCGTATCTTCACTTCGCATGTAATGCGCTATGCACTGTCACGGAATTACCCAAGTCCGATTTTCCCGAGTCACCCGACCTCCCCAGTTGGCTCAAATCCCCGGAACCACCAGTTACAGATTCAAGCTGTGATGATTTTGTGATTCCTTCACTTGCGAGTTGGGTTGAGAGTCACAATCTCCAAGATCGTAGCAAATTTGTGAGGCCTTCGCCAGTTGAACAGCCGATCAAAAGCGACGCGGACAAAATCAGTGGAATTCTGAAGAATCGGTACCCTTCACCGGAGAGTTTCGTTGAAGCTCTAGATGGGTGTGGTGTCGACGTATCAGATTCTCTGGTGGCTCAAATTCTTAAGAGATTTAGTAATGATTGGGCCCCTGCTTTTGGGGTTTTCACTTGGGCAAAAACACAAACAGGTTATGTTCATTCGTCTGAACTGTATAATGCTATGGTTGATATATTAGGGAAGTGCAAGAAGTTTAATCTTATGTGGGAGTTGGTCAAAGAAATGGATGGATTCAAAGGGTATGTTACATTGGTCACAATGACTCAGGTTATGAGAAGACTTGCAAGGGCTGGGAGGTATGAGGAGGCAATAGAAGCATTTAAAGGACTGGAGCAATTCGGAGTTGAGAAAGACATTAACGCATTAAATGTTTTACTTGATGCCTTGGTCAAAGAAAATAGTGTTGAGCATGCTTATGAGGTGTTTCTTGAGTTCAAGGATTTGACACCATTGAATTTGCGAACTTTCAATATTTTGATACATGGCTGGTGCAAGGCTAGGAAGTTTGATGATGCTCAAAAGATGATGAATGAGATGGAGAGGCATGGCTTTCGTCCCAATGCAGTTACTTACACTTCTTTTGTGGAATCATATAGTCGGGAAAAGGATTTTCGCAAGGTTGATGCTATTATGGATGAAATGGGCGAAAAGGGTTGCAAGCCTAGTGTAGTGACTTACACTATTGTCATGCATGCCCTAGGGAAGGCAGGGCAGATCAATGAAGCACTGAATGTTTATGAGCAGATGAAAAAGGATTGTGTGCCAGATGCTCCATTCTACAGCTCTTTGATTTTCATTCTAAATAAGGCGGGTAGGCTTAAGGATGCTAATGAAGTGTTTGAGGACATGGAAAAGCAAGGAGTTAGCCGGGATTTATTGACATATAACAGTATGATTTCTTCTGCTTGCGCGCATTCTCAAGAGGAGAATGCTTTGAAGTTGCTTCGGAAAATGGAAAAGGATTCATGCAAACCAGATCATAAGACTTATGCACCGTTGCTGAAAATGTGCTGCAGGAAGAAGTGGATGAAGGTGCTCGACTTTCTTTTGAGCCACATGTTTAAGAATGATGTCAGTATTGATCTAGGAACCTTTACTCTGTTGATACATGAGCTGTGCAAAAGTGGGAAACTTGATAGGGCTTGCTTGTTCTTTGAGGAAGCAATTTTGAAGGGAATGATTCCTATGGATAGCACTTGCAGGATGTTGGTAGAGAAGCTCGAGCATAAGAATATGACCGTAGATAAGGAAAGGATCGAGCTATCAATGCTTCGGGCGGTAGAATGA
- the LOC120013327 gene encoding type IV inositol polyphosphate 5-phosphatase 7-like — translation MRDGNSKKSKLSWSKRMVWKLFNIKSKNEEFQADDVYGGGEVEYRTSFSEREPSRIKKSKTEKFSRNGESGRRGRMNLDCPRIIEVQNCSIFAATWNVAGRSPTSNLSLEDWLHASPPADIYVLGFQEIVPLNAGNILGAEDNGPGKKWLALIRKTLNNLPGTSGSSGCYTPSPIPEPIAEIDADFEESARRRNSPFFHRRSLQTPSSWRTDTDHSVPQPRLDRRYSVCDRVIFGHRPSDYDQSYRWGQRPSDYSRSSDYSRPSDYSRPSDYSRWGSDDDNVPVDSPSTVLCSPMYYGGSTSTEDGHRMPGHSRYCLVTSKQMVGIFLTIWVKNDLRDHVKNMKVSCVGRGLMGYLGNKGSISVSMLLHQTSFCFVCSHLTSGQKEGDELRRNSDVMEILKKTRFPKVHGAGDEKSPETILEHDRVIWLGDLNYRIALSYRSAKALVEMQNWRALLQNDQLKNEQRRGRVFVGWKEGKIYFPPTYKYSTNSDRYTGEDMHPKEKRRTPAWCDRILWHGEGLQQLSYVRGESRFSDHRPVYGIFWAEVESNHNNRLKKSTSYSSSRIEVEELLPYSHGYTELNFF, via the exons ATGAGAGATGGAAACTCCAAGAAAAGCAAG CTCTCATGGTCCAAGAGAATGGTCTGGAAGTTGTTCAACATCAAGAGTAAAAATGAGGAATTTCAGGCTGATGATGTCTATGGAG GGGGTGAGGTAGAATATAGGACTAGCTTCTCAGAGAGGGAACCAAGCAGAATCAAAAAGAGCAAAACTG AGAAATTTAGCAGAAATGGAGAGTCAGGCAGAAGAGGCAGAATGAATCTTGATTGCCCGAGGATCATAGAGGTGCAGAATTGCAG TATTTTTGCAGCTACGTGGAATGTGGCCGGAAGATCTCCAACAAGTAACTTGAGTCTTGAAGACTGGCTTCATGCTTCACCTCCCGCAGACATTTATGTTCTTGG CTTTCAGGAGATAGTTCCTTTAAATGCTGGCAATATTCTGGGTGCAGAAGACAATGGTCCTGGTAAAAAGTGGCTGGCTCTCATTCGAAAGACATTAAACAATCTTCCTGGAACTAGTGGAAGCAGTGGATGCTATACACCATCTCCTATTCCCGAGCCAATTGCAGAAATAGATGCTGATTTTGAGGAATCTGCTAGGAGGAGGAACTCACCTTTCTTCCATCGCAGATCATTGCAAACACCCAGCAGCTGGAGAACAGACACTGACCATTCAGTTCCCCAACCACGACTTGATCGCCGATATAGTGTTTGTGATCGAGTTATATTTGGTCACAGGCCAAGCGATTATGACCAAAGTTATAGATGGGGGCAGAGGCCTAGTGATTATTCCCGGTCTAGTGATTATTCCAGGCCTAGTGATTACTCTAGGCCCAGTGATTACTCCCGGTGGGGTTCCGATGATGATAATGTACCTGTAGATTCACCAAGTACTGTATTATGCTCACCGATGTACTATGGTGGATCCACATCCACTGAAGATGGACATAGGATGCCAGGGCATTCAAGATACTGCTTGGTCACAAGTAAGCAAATGGTTGGAATATTTCTCACCATATGGGTGAAAAATGATCTGAGAGATCATgttaaaaacatgaaagtatCTTGTGTTGGCAGAGGATTGATGGGTTACCTTGGAAATAAG GGTTCTATTTCTGTCAGCATGCTTTTGCATCAAACAAGCTTTTGCTTTGTTTGTAGTCATTTAACCTCGGGACAGAAGGAGGGTGATGAGCTAAGAAGAAACTCTGATGTCATGGAGATTCTTAAAAAGACTAGGTTTCCAAAGGTTCATGGTGCTGGTGATGAGAAGTCCCCAGAAACAATCCTTGAGCATGA TCGAGTTATTTGGCTTGGGGATTTGAACTATCGCATTGCTCTCTCATATCGATCTGCGAAGGCACTTGTCGAAATGCAAAACTGGAGGGCTTTGTTACAAAATGACCAG TTAAAGAATGAGCAAAGACGCGGTCGTGTTTTTGTGGGATGGAAAGAGGGGAAGATATATTTTCCTCCAACATACAAGTACTCTACCAATTCAGACAGATACACGGGAGAGGATATGCATCCGAAGGAGAAACGCCGCACACCTGCTTG GTGTGATCGGATACTGTGGCACGGGGAAGGGCTCCAGCAATTATCGTATGTCCGTGGGGAATCAAGATTCTCAGATCATAGACCAGTTTATGGCATATTTTGGGCTGAAGTTGAATCAAACCATAACAACCGATTGAAGAAAAGCACAAGTTATTCTAGTTCCAGGATTGAGGTGGAGGAGCTTCTGCCATATTCACATGGATACACTGAACTGAACTTTTTCTGA